AGACGTCGCGAGGGTGCCGCGGCGGCTTTGGCGGCGACGGCGGTCGCGGGGGCGATGCCGGCGGCGGTCTCGGGGGCCACTCGCTCGGCATCGGCTCCGTGGGCGCCTCCGTGGCCATCACAGAGCTCGCGAAGGTCTTGCCCGGACAAGCCGGCAAGGGTGGCCGCGGCGGCAATGCATCCGTCGAAAATTCGCCCGGCCAGGGGAAAGCCGGGATTGCGCTGTTCTGGTACCCGTTCGATACGCTAGATCCGGAACCGGCTCGATGAACTACCCTGCGCTGACAGCGCACGTCAGGATGCGCACATGAGAAAGACCACCGCTGTTACCTTCGTCTTTCTGTTGTCGCCGTGGGCGACCGGCTGCGGAACTGCGCCCGACGTGAACGACCCTGGCGTGCCGTCTTGCGAGGGCACCTCGTGCGAGCAAGAGCCGCCCCCGGAGTCGGTCTGCGCCGAGCACGTCGCCGCCGATATCCTCGACGACGGCTGTGGCGTGTTCATCGCTGGACCCTACGGTTTTGGCGACGACAGGAACCCCGGCACGAAGGCGAAGCCTGTGGCCACCGTCGAGCGTGCCGTCGAGCTCGCGCGCACGGGACGAGGCCGCATGTTCATCTGCAACGACGGATTTCCGGTGCGTCAGATCAGGGTGCCCTCCGGCGTGGACCTCCTCGGGGGCTTTCACTGCCGGCGATGGAATCGCGACCCTGAAATCCCGCGAACCACATTTTTTCACCAGCCGATCGCCGACTTCGCCGACCCCATGGTGGTAGTCGAGCCCGCGGGTCCCGAGGACAGCGGGGCCGCGGACGGGGTGTCGACGCTCGCCGATCTCAACCTTGGGGCTTTTGGTCCGCTCGGCGTGCTCGTCCAGTCCAACACGGGGGTGGAGATCGTGCGGAGCGAGATCCGCGCAGACGGCGCAATAGCGGGCAGCGATGGCGAGCAGTGGCCGACCGATCAACCGGACGGACCGGATGGCAATTTCGCTGGCGAGGGGTGCTCGGCGCCCCTCGTCGCCGGCGGACCTGCGGCGGTGAACCGGTGCGAGAGCGGGCACACGAGCGTCGGTGGCAAGGGAGGGGATGGGCTGCCCGACAGCGCCGGGGATGGCGGCGACGGGGAGCCCGTCTACACTTCGCCCTCGCGCGGCGGCATCGGGGAGCAAGACAACCGCCGTTGCGAAAGCGGATTCACCGGGGGCCCGGGGGCTCCGGGAACGCAGGGCGCGCCCGGCAAGGGCATCGGGCGCCTCACCGAGGCCGGTTGGGAGGGCGACACGGGGGGCGAGGGGACGTGGGGCACCCCGGGCCAGGGGGGCGGCGGCGGCGGCGGTCGCCGGGGCGGGCTGGCCGTGTGCGGCGCGGCTTCCAAGGGAGGCGGAGGAGGAGGCTCGGGTGGGGCCGGCGGCTGCGGAGGCCGGGGGGGCCGCGGGGGAGCGAACGGACGTCCCACCATCGGCGTCCTCGCGCTTCACGCCCGGGTGACGGTGCGCGACAGCGAGATCACGACGATCTCCGGCGGCAGGGGCGGCGACGGCGGGCCGCCCCAGGAAGGCGGCCGAGGGGGCCGAGGCGCACCGGGCGCCGCCGACGTGGACGCCGTTCAGGGCTGCTTCGGCGGCCCGGGCGGCGAAGGAGGCCACGGCGGCTACGGCGGCCCGGGGCGCGGCGGCGACTCGATCGGCGTCGCCTACCTCGACGAGGGCCGGCTCACGCTCGAGGGCGTCATCTTCGAGATCGGACCGCCGGGCCATGGCGGCATGAGCTGGAACCACGATGGCACGACCACGATGGGGCAGAGCGGCGAGAGGCACGAGACGCTTCGCTTTCCCGAGTAGCCCCAGTCACGTCACGGGAGATCGGCGACCGAGTCCACGGGCCAAGTTGCCAGGAACCTGGAAGCCCAAGCGACCATGGCGGCCGGCGGCTCGCCTTCGCCATCCCACGAAGCGATCAGCGCTTCGAGCTCGCGCGCGGCGGCTTCGAGCTCGCGCTTGGCAGCGATGCCGCGAGGAGTCTTGGGCGACTCAAGGAGCAGGCGAATCTTCGCAAGCGCCTTTGTAACTTCCTCTTTGTGCAGGACCCCATCTGTCGTCGCCACCCAGTAGGAAGAACCGCTCTGCACCTCTGGCATCAGAGTCCATGCGATTCGATAAGTCGCCGCGAGCACGGTGAGTACCGCAACGAGCGAATCTGTCAGGTTGCTCGCTTCGAGATTTCCGCCTGGTGCCGGCGTCTCATGTAGCGATGGCTTCACCCATGCATGTTGGTCTGAAAACAGACAATCGTAGAGCCTGATCTCACCCGGAAGACCCAGGCCCGCTGACACATCGGGCACGAGCACGGTCCCGATCTCCGGCGGCATGCGCTCGCAACCGAACGTCGCTTCGATGTCGCGGGAAATCCATTCCGCGCACGGCTCCTGTTCCGGCAAGAGTTCGAAGCTAGCGTAGCTCTTCTCGATAGCGGCAGACCTGAGGCTATCGTCCGGGCGCGACACGAAACCTGGATCGAATGGGCTTCGATGAACAAGGAAACGGACGTCTCGAAATTCGACCGCGAACAAGTCCTTCGTTTGTTTCACGATCTCAACCGTGCGCAAACTGTGGACAATATAATAAGGAGCCAGGAAGCTCACATGAAACCAGATCGGCTCACCTGTGGATCTTGGCAGATCGATCGTAAATGAATAGCAGCCGTCCCAGCCGCCGGTGGGGAGGTGTAGCGAGTGATTCATGAGCATGCCAGGGAATCGTTCTGCGATTCGACGCAGCATGGAGTGCCAGCGCTCGTCCTTCGATGCCTGGATCCGCGCGGCCACGAGCCGAGCGTGCTCCTCCGTCTTCTTGCAGAGCTGGACGTCGATATCGCCATCCTTGGTGAGCCCAACCCCACGTGGATAGTATCGATAGACAATGCCGAGCAGCTCATCGATGCTGTGTTTCATGGAATCACTTAACCCTGGCACCAAGCTCTTCATACATCTTGGGGAAACGCTCCCTCATGCAGCTCTTATGCCTCTCGCAGAATATACCTTGCGGAAGATCCCGGCCTCCATTTTCATACAGAAAATCCGCACATGCGTTCGCTACATTGGCGGCATATATTGCCGCCGTCTCTGGTGATGTCAACCCCCAACGCTCGCTTCGAATGGGCATTCCTACGATGACCGAACACGCTGCGTCACCCTCCAAATTGTGACCGAAATATAGATCTGCCTTTGCCTCCTGCCAACCGCTCACGGTTCCATCGTAGGCGACGATCGTAACAAAATTGAAGGCTCGCGGGTCGATCGGTATTTTGCCTGTGCACCCCATGGTCGGAGCGCCGCTCTGCTGGCAGGGATCTGGCGGGCTCGTCGGGCTAGCTGTCGGCGTCTCCGAGCTGTCGCTCGGGCGTTCGTCCTCGTCCTCGTCCTCGTCCTCGTCTTCGTCGTCCGTTTTGTTGCACTGGAGTTTGCGCTCGCTGCCGTACTCCGGCCCGCTCGGCGGCTCCGCCCCGAAGTCCCCCGACGCGACGGAGGTGAAGACAGGAACGGGCGGCCCGACTGGTCCACCTGCACCTTCGCCCTTCACCCACTCCTCGATGGGATAGCAGTCTCCTACCGTCCGGTTGCATGCCGTTAGCATGCAGATGGCAATGCCCACAATGATCAGCAGAGTTCTTATTGCGTTCATCTTATGCTCCATCGAAGCACAGGACCGACGACGACAAGCACGGACACGTAGCCTGGGAGTACAAGGCTGCTCCCGCCGATCCAATCCACATTGGCGCTCACCGAGACGCCGAGCGGCCCTGCAACGTACGCGTTGGTTTGCGCATGCGCGCCTACCGCCATCCCGGCAACGTGCCCACACAATGTACTTCCGCAAGCCGGCATGAAGTAGATCGCAACGGATGGGCCCGCACTAAAATCGCCATTCTTCCAACCATATCCGATCGCGGCAATGGTGCTATTGTAGACACCGGCCCCGCCTATCTGGACTGGGGGAATGATGCTGAGCAGATCGTGAACATTTAATAGGATGTTGCCGTTGATGCGCCACGATAATCCCGCGTGCGGACTCACCGCCAGGTGCGTCACGGTGCCAGCCTGGATCCCCCCGAAGCTAATTCCGGCACTCAGCTCGGATGCGTCTGCCTGAGTCGGAACGACACTGAGCAGGAGAGCGAACATCGCCGACGATGAGATCTGCCGGTCTGTCGTCCTCATCGTCCCCGTCCCGTCTTCCGCAACGCGTGAGCAACGTGCCGACGCGGCCCATTCTTCTGATCACAGGATCGGCGTCAAACGGAATCTAGACGAGAACACTACACGGGCCAGGGGTCGTACCGTCCAGAGCGTGCGCCAGCGGGCAGCGACCTGCGCGGCTCCAGCGGGTGTCGGCCTGCGGGCGCCAGCTGCCTGCCTGCGCCGCCGCGGGAGCGCGCTACCGACCATGGGCCCCGGGCTGCGCGTGTCGGCTGCAAGCCCGACCGGGCGCGGCGCCGCGCGCAGGCAGCGGTGACGGCGCGCTGTGACCGCCACGCGCGGCGCGACACGACATCGCTCGCGCGGCCACGCCGCCCGCGAGCGCGGCGCTCGGCGGTGGCCTGCGCGGTTAGCGACGACGACGCGCTAGCGCTCACGCGCCTGGAACTGCACGACGCTGCTCGCGCGTCTGAGCCACCCGCGATCGCCACACGCCGCGGCGCCATCGCCGGGGAGCCGACCAACCGAGCCTCGCTGGAGGAAGGACCGAACGGCATGCCGGTCCTGCGGATCATGAGGCCATCGGGAACGCAATAAGCGCGCGAGACGCGCGTGCTGATGATGCAGAGGCCCGACGAGGTGATGACGGCCCGGCTGCGGGCGGTGGCGACGCCGGTTCGCGGGACCGATGCTGTGCGAGGTGATGGCGCTCTGGCACGACCAGAGGGTCACCCTCCGGGTGGCGGCCCACGCGGGTACATGGGCCGAGCAGTGGAGGGAGTGGACGAAGATGGCCGAAAATGTCCGTGGCGTCGTCCACTTGCCTTGATTCCACCGAAAATAGAGCCGTACGAATGTGGACTAGATGCACGTCGAGTATTGACATCGTAGTCCACGTGTGACACAACCGCCCGTAGTTATCGGGCACTGGAAGTGGACGACGATGAGCGACTTCGACAAAGACACCGTCCACCTCGTTCGCCTCGCCCTCGAAGGCAAGGTGGACGACGTGGCTGCCCTCTCGCGGCGAATGCTGCGTGCGGTTGCCGCGCGCAGGCCGGACCTCGCCCAGATGGTGAAGAGCGTGATGGAGGCCGCTGCGGCCGGGCCCACCCGAGGCGTGCAGCAGCCTCTGCCCGTGGATCTCGACAGCCGCCTCGAGCTGCTTCGTCGCGAGCAGGTGCCCCTGCTCGCCACGGAGCCGACCTGGCCCGCGCCGGTGCGCGAGCAGTTGGCTGCGGTGGTTCACGAGCGTGAGCAGGAGGAGAAGCTCGTGGATGCGGGCATCGCGCCGACCCGCTCGCTCCTCTTCGTGGGCCCGCCCGGTGTGGGGAAGACGCTGGCGGCCCGATGGCTCGCGGCGCACACGAAGCGCCCGCTGCTGACCCTCGACCTCGCGGCCGTGATGAGCAGCTTCCTCGGGCGCACGGGCAACAACATCCGCGTGGTGCTCGACTTCGCACGGCTCACGCCTTCGGTCCTCCTGCTCGACGAGTTCGACGCCATCGCGAAACGGCGTGACGACGCCACCGAGGTGGGCGAGCTGAAGAGACTCGTGACGGTGCTTCTTCAGTCCGTCGACGACTGGCCAACGAGCGGCATCCTCGTCGCCGCGACCAACCACCCCGAGCTCCTAGACCCGGCCGTGTGGCGGCGCTTCGACCGCGTCGTCGAGTTCCCGCACCCGAAGGCGGGCGAGATCGCCGTCGTCATCCGCCAGCTCGTTGGTTCTGACGATGCGCTGAAGGACAGCATCGGGCCCCTCCCTGCGCTGCTCGAGGGGCACTCGTTCGCCGACGTCGTCCGCATCGTGACTGCCGCCCGCAGGTCGGCCGTCGTGAGCGGGACGTCGACGACGGCTGCCATCGAGCGCGTGGTCTCGGACCTGTCCGAGAAGGCCGACCAAGAGACGAAACTGCGCGTGGCCGCGTGGCTCAGCTCCACGGGCAAGTCTCAGCGCGAGGTCGCGACCCTCACCGGGCTCTCCCGGGACACGCTGCGCAAACACCTCGGCGGCGTGTCCGCTTCGACATCGAAGCCCGCGAGGCGCTCGAAGTCTGGAACTCGTCGAGAGGAGCGAAACTGATGGCACGCGAACACAACTTCTTACTTGGTCAGGGCGAGCGTCTCGTCTCGAAGGTCCAGGTCCCGAAGGCGGGCGGCGATAAGAACGTCCCCTACGACCTCAGCACCGCGAAGACGAGGATCGCCCAGCGCCTCGCGAAGGTGACCGCACAGATCACCCAGCTTCCCGAAGACGCTTGCCCACGCGGCGAAGCCGTCGCCGTCGTGACCCTCCATCCTCGCTTCCTCTCGAAGAGCGACTACCCGAGCGATCTCTTCTCGGCCGTCGGCCTTCGCGCCGTCGGCAGCCGCTCGCGCACCATCACGCCCGAGAAGTGGGGCATCGAGAGGCACGGCGAGGATGCCGTCACCGAGGATATCTTCGTCGCGGGCGCGAAGACCGCGTTCAACCGTTGGGCAACATCGGTGAAGCGCTGGACCGAGAGCACGAAGGGCGCCATCTCACTGAGCCACATCGAGGACCTCAACGCCTTCGATGCGAAGTCGAAGCTGCGCGGCATCCCCGAGGGCAAGGGCGTTCTCCTCGAGGTCGTTCTGCACAACTCGGGCGTCGACTCGATCGTCCTCGACTTCATCAAGTATGCGAAGGCCCACAACGCAGAGCCGCTGATCGCACGCCGGCGAGACGTCCAGGGGCTGACGTTCCTCCCCGTGCGCGTCGATCCGAAGCACGCCGAGGACATCGCGCGCTTCTCCTTTGTGCGCGTCGCGCGTGGGATGCCGACGCTGCGTCCGTTCCGCCCGTCGATCCAGCGCGGCACACAGGGCTTCGACGTTCGGCTGCCGAAAGATGCTCCCGTCGACGGCTCCTCTCGGGCTGTCATCTTCGACGGCGGCATTCCTGCAGCGGCCAAGAAGGCGCTCTCGCCGTGGGCGATGTTGGTGGAGCCCGCGGGGCTCGGGCCGTCCGTGCCCGCGTTCGAGGAGCACGGCCTCGGCGTCACGACCGCGTTCCTCTTCGGGCCCCTCGCGTCCGGGCAAGCGCCCGCGCCGCCGCTGTGCGCGGTTGATCACGTTCGCGTCCTCGACGACAAGACCGGCACCGCGAGCGACCCGGACTACTTCGACGTCCTCGACCGTATCGTCGGACACCTCGACAAGAACCCCGGGCTCTACTCCTACGTGAACATCAGCCTCGGGCCGTCGCTCGCGGTGGACGACGACGAGGTCACGCTGTGGACCGCTGCGCTCGACAAGCGCTTCGCGCACGGCAAGTGCGTCGCAACCGTCGCGGCCGGCAACGATGGCGAGCTCGACGAGGCCACGGGCCTCAACCGCATCCAGCCTCCCGCCGATGGCGTGAACGTGCTCTCCGTCGGTGCTGCCGACCGGCGGGGCGGCGGGTGGCAGCGCGCGGCCTACTCGTGCGTCGGTCCTGGTCGTAGCCCGGGCATCGTGAAGCCGGACGGCCTCGCGTTCGGCGGCTCGGCCCACGAACCCTTCGGCGTGCTCACCCCGCAGCTTCGCGGCGGGCAGATCCACGGCACCAGCTTCGCGGCGCCGTTCGCGCTCCGCTCTGCTGCGTCGATCGGCGCGCAGTTGGGGACACGGCTTGGGCCCCTCGCGATCCGCGCGCTCCTCATCCACCGTGCTCACACCGAGGACCACCACGAGCTGAAGCATGTCGGGTGGGGCCGGTTCGAAGCGGACCCGCTTCAGCTCGTGACCTGCGACGACGACGAGACGCTGGTCGTCTTCCAGGGCGAGCTGCCGGTTGGCGAACACCTCCGCGCGCCGGTCCCCATCAGCAACGTCACGCTGGAAGGCGAGGTCCTGCTGGCCGCCAGCCTCGTGATCGCTCCCGAGGTCGATCCCGAGCACCCCGGCACGTACACGCGCTCCGGGCTCGAGGTCGCGTTCCGCCCGCACAGCGCCAAATTCACGAAGCCGAAGGACGGCGC
The nucleotide sequence above comes from Sorangium aterium. Encoded proteins:
- a CDS encoding AAA family ATPase codes for the protein MTQPPVVIGHWKWTTMSDFDKDTVHLVRLALEGKVDDVAALSRRMLRAVAARRPDLAQMVKSVMEAAAAGPTRGVQQPLPVDLDSRLELLRREQVPLLATEPTWPAPVREQLAAVVHEREQEEKLVDAGIAPTRSLLFVGPPGVGKTLAARWLAAHTKRPLLTLDLAAVMSSFLGRTGNNIRVVLDFARLTPSVLLLDEFDAIAKRRDDATEVGELKRLVTVLLQSVDDWPTSGILVAATNHPELLDPAVWRRFDRVVEFPHPKAGEIAVVIRQLVGSDDALKDSIGPLPALLEGHSFADVVRIVTAARRSAVVSGTSTTAAIERVVSDLSEKADQETKLRVAAWLSSTGKSQREVATLTGLSRDTLRKHLGGVSASTSKPARRSKSGTRREERN
- a CDS encoding S8 family peptidase; translated protein: MAREHNFLLGQGERLVSKVQVPKAGGDKNVPYDLSTAKTRIAQRLAKVTAQITQLPEDACPRGEAVAVVTLHPRFLSKSDYPSDLFSAVGLRAVGSRSRTITPEKWGIERHGEDAVTEDIFVAGAKTAFNRWATSVKRWTESTKGAISLSHIEDLNAFDAKSKLRGIPEGKGVLLEVVLHNSGVDSIVLDFIKYAKAHNAEPLIARRRDVQGLTFLPVRVDPKHAEDIARFSFVRVARGMPTLRPFRPSIQRGTQGFDVRLPKDAPVDGSSRAVIFDGGIPAAAKKALSPWAMLVEPAGLGPSVPAFEEHGLGVTTAFLFGPLASGQAPAPPLCAVDHVRVLDDKTGTASDPDYFDVLDRIVGHLDKNPGLYSYVNISLGPSLAVDDDEVTLWTAALDKRFAHGKCVATVAAGNDGELDEATGLNRIQPPADGVNVLSVGAADRRGGGWQRAAYSCVGPGRSPGIVKPDGLAFGGSAHEPFGVLTPQLRGGQIHGTSFAAPFALRSAASIGAQLGTRLGPLAIRALLIHRAHTEDHHELKHVGWGRFEADPLQLVTCDDDETLVVFQGELPVGEHLRAPVPISNVTLEGEVLLAASLVIAPEVDPEHPGTYTRSGLEVAFRPHSAKFTKPKDGAKQSKHAKTRSFFSPANLYGQSESVLRDDGHKWEPCLHHEERLRSSSLSDPCFDIYYHHRESGMKVVDPQPIPYAFVVSLKAPKVKDLYNRVLRAYAQQLVPLRPQTRIQLRR